One window of Mediterraneibacter gnavus ATCC 29149 genomic DNA carries:
- a CDS encoding tyrosine-type recombinase/integrase, whose product MCYKIEKQRKIEQKLAKELKDIPDFISDFFDRYKSAATKRVNWIYIRDMLNWMINNKYINKQSIAEINETDIQIITSNNLIKYLNELKNGILGRTNSLDSINTKKNVFSAFWNYLRQNKYVDDNVISHIPGNLYKSEKRYKEVEIPTDEQVEKFLVNITDGNKNEFNIIRNIAIVQLIKGSGIRSEELINMDISDLHLHEEKRPYMMILGKGNIQEYDKVYMSEQARMNIEEYLKIRTFFVTEREIKDNALFLSNENNRLSKGAITGFFNLYSEGEIYPHMLRHWVGSKLYEETKDIVLVQRQLRHKNLETAARYYVHMDESTIADAVLDL is encoded by the coding sequence ATGTGTTATAAAATTGAAAAACAAAGAAAAATAGAACAAAAACTTGCAAAAGAATTAAAAGATATTCCTGATTTTATATCAGATTTTTTTGATAGATATAAATCAGCAGCTACAAAGAGAGTTAATTGGATATATATTAGAGATATGCTTAATTGGATGATCAATAATAAATATATAAATAAACAAAGCATAGCAGAAATCAATGAAACAGATATACAGATTATTACTAGTAATAATCTTATTAAATATCTTAACGAATTAAAAAATGGAATTTTAGGAAGAACAAATTCACTGGATTCTATCAATACAAAGAAGAATGTATTCAGTGCTTTTTGGAATTATTTACGACAAAATAAATATGTCGATGATAATGTGATTTCACATATACCTGGCAATCTATATAAATCTGAAAAAAGATATAAAGAAGTAGAAATCCCTACAGATGAGCAAGTGGAAAAATTCTTAGTAAATATCACAGATGGAAATAAAAATGAATTTAATATTATTAGAAATATTGCCATCGTTCAACTTATAAAGGGAAGTGGTATTCGTTCAGAAGAACTAATAAATATGGATATTTCCGATTTACATCTACACGAAGAAAAAAGACCGTATATGATGATTCTTGGAAAGGGAAATATACAAGAATATGACAAAGTTTATATGTCTGAACAGGCTAGAATGAATATTGAGGAGTATTTGAAAATTAGAACTTTTTTCGTAACAGAGAGAGAAATTAAAGATAACGCATTGTTTTTATCAAATGAAAATAACAGATTAAGTAAAGGCGCAATTACAGGATTTTTTAATTTATATTCGGAAGGCGAAATTTACCCACATATGTTAAGACATTGGGTTGGAAGTAAATTGTATGAAGAAACAAAAGATATTGTTCTTGTTCAAAGACAATTAAGGCACAAGAATTTGGAAACAGCAGCAAGATATTATGTACACATGGATGAATCTACTATAGCAGATGCTGTACTTGATTTGTAA
- a CDS encoding helix-turn-helix domain-containing protein has protein sequence MFSYKPLLKLLIDNDLSKTQFRLETGISMATLAKIGKDEYISMSTLDTICKYFDCKIEDVVKFINDDK, from the coding sequence ATGTTTTCATACAAACCTTTGCTGAAGCTGCTTATTGATAACGACTTAAGCAAAACTCAATTTCGTTTAGAAACCGGAATAAGTATGGCTACATTAGCCAAGATTGGTAAAGATGAATATATTTCTATGTCCACTCTTGACACCATTTGCAAATATTTCGATTGTAAAATTGAGGATGTAGTCAAATTTATCAATGATGATAAGTAG
- a CDS encoding DUF4258 domain-containing protein has protein sequence MIDIEVLKRLNVPNKIVLTRHAKERLIERNITITDIINGIETGEVIKQYEDDKPLPSCLILGFSVNNKYIHIVVSHDCDYIYLITAYYPNTDQWESDFKTRKV, from the coding sequence TTGATTGATATCGAAGTTTTGAAAAGGTTAAATGTGCCTAATAAGATAGTTTTAACAAGACATGCGAAAGAAAGACTAATAGAAAGAAATATTACTATCACGGACATTATAAATGGTATTGAGACAGGAGAAGTCATAAAACAGTATGAAGATGACAAACCTTTGCCCAGTTGTTTGATACTAGGATTTTCGGTAAATAATAAATATATTCATATTGTGGTTAGTCACGATTGTGATTACATTTATTTGATAACAGCATACTATCCTAATACAGATCAGTGGGAAAGTGATTTTAAGACCAGAAAGGTGTGA
- a CDS encoding DUF262 domain-containing protein gives MAKKIRKKTLSLDSYLEKIVEEDISDNQDVQRLFCWENGMVNELIKTVLTDDYIPPIILGEEDLDEDVVQQYIVDGMQRSSALVKFKHENYKITATLEDPIIQYQRKKKDENNKICKDEYGKVIWESVEYDLRRKTYEMLPPELKKMFDDYQIDITIHQHCTMSQISKLVRRYNNHLGMNTSQKAFTYIDLHARKIRTISEKNKFFKNCMSCSGKQQSKGIRERLVCESVMTTFFFDNWKSAIKNMSKYLNENATEEHFDTVNEYFSRIESVCKDNFTEVFVPKNVIVWIPVFKEFAKFGLDDIKFKDFVEEFEKSLYKKDVNGVTFDKLNEDRHTKGKAILKEKINILTALMKEYLHIKEDEECLVEVGENNVIDNASSDQNALEFIKENVKEDVIDEDIELYKIQLDDWTVEVDNSSKLLEPENMNSLLAVVAYSFETNIDLEIPEWMVSFFNRNSTYIKDQKENYTYMVNDIGEFLRHKYELAG, from the coding sequence ATGGCAAAGAAAATTAGAAAAAAGACATTATCGCTAGATTCTTATTTAGAGAAGATTGTGGAAGAAGATATTAGTGATAATCAGGACGTTCAAAGACTGTTTTGTTGGGAAAATGGAATGGTGAATGAGTTAATCAAAACTGTATTAACTGATGATTATATTCCACCAATTATCTTAGGAGAAGAAGATTTGGACGAAGACGTTGTGCAGCAATACATTGTTGATGGAATGCAAAGAAGTTCTGCGTTGGTTAAATTTAAGCATGAAAACTATAAAATTACAGCTACTTTAGAAGATCCGATTATCCAATATCAGAGAAAAAAGAAAGATGAAAATAATAAAATCTGTAAAGATGAATACGGAAAAGTTATTTGGGAATCTGTTGAATATGATTTGAGAAGAAAAACATATGAAATGTTACCGCCAGAATTGAAAAAAATGTTTGATGATTATCAGATTGACATTACAATACATCAGCATTGTACGATGTCACAGATTAGTAAATTGGTGAGAAGATACAACAATCATTTGGGAATGAATACATCTCAGAAAGCATTTACTTATATTGATTTACATGCAAGAAAAATAAGGACAATATCTGAGAAAAATAAATTCTTTAAAAATTGTATGTCTTGTTCCGGTAAGCAGCAATCGAAAGGTATTAGAGAAAGACTTGTATGTGAATCTGTCATGACAACGTTTTTCTTTGATAACTGGAAAAGTGCAATAAAGAACATGAGCAAATATCTAAATGAGAACGCAACGGAAGAACACTTTGATACTGTAAATGAATATTTTAGCAGGATTGAATCTGTGTGCAAAGATAATTTCACAGAAGTGTTTGTGCCAAAAAATGTTATTGTTTGGATCCCTGTGTTTAAAGAGTTTGCTAAATTTGGATTAGATGATATTAAGTTTAAGGATTTTGTAGAAGAATTTGAAAAGTCTTTATATAAAAAAGATGTAAATGGAGTAACATTTGACAAATTAAATGAGGATCGTCATACAAAAGGTAAGGCTATTTTAAAAGAGAAAATTAACATCTTAACTGCTCTCATGAAAGAGTATTTACATATTAAAGAAGATGAAGAATGTCTTGTCGAAGTGGGAGAGAATAATGTAATAGATAATGCTTCTTCAGACCAGAACGCTCTTGAATTTATCAAAGAAAATGTTAAAGAAGATGTGATTGATGAAGACATCGAATTATATAAAATTCAGTTAGATGACTGGACAGTAGAGGTTGATAACTCATCGAAACTTCTTGAACCTGAAAACATGAATTCTTTACTTGCTGTTGTTGCGTACAGCTTTGAAACAAACATAGATTTAGAAATTCCGGAGTGGATGGTAAGTTTCTTTAACAGAAATTCTACATATATTAAAGATCAAAAAGAAAATTATACATACATGGTAAATGATATTGGTGAATTCTTGAGACATAAATATGAACTTGCTGGATAA
- a CDS encoding bifunctional 5,10-methylenetetrahydrofolate dehydrogenase/5,10-methenyltetrahydrofolate cyclohydrolase, which translates to MRTDIVSCKDYVEIKKKELKEEIKHLDKKPVLAVIQIDDDQASNSYIKGKQKDCDEIGIEMRHVNIYSNTTEQKEVECVITDIAKSDADGIIIQLPIPDKYNLERLQHLIPPEKDVDGFRKDSCFKPCTPKGIIDWMEYNNFEFEGKDCCVLGRSKIVGLPLTNMLIEKGATVTCCNSTTPSTWYYTRNADYAFSAVGVPNYFDFSDFQDFCELVVDIGINRDENGKLCGDVNNAGFESSLNDTYVTPVPGGVGLLTRLTLMQNVVDAYKVQKMKG; encoded by the coding sequence ATGAGAACTGATATTGTATCATGCAAAGACTATGTAGAAATTAAAAAGAAGGAACTAAAAGAAGAGATCAAACATCTTGATAAAAAACCAGTCCTCGCTGTAATTCAGATTGATGATGATCAGGCATCAAACTCTTACATCAAAGGGAAACAAAAAGATTGTGATGAGATTGGAATAGAAATGCGTCATGTAAATATTTATTCTAATACAACAGAACAAAAGGAGGTTGAATGTGTTATCACAGATATTGCAAAATCTGATGCAGATGGAATTATTATTCAACTTCCAATTCCTGATAAATATAATTTAGAACGATTACAACACTTGATTCCTCCAGAAAAAGATGTAGATGGATTTAGAAAAGACAGTTGTTTCAAACCATGTACGCCAAAAGGAATTATCGATTGGATGGAATATAACAACTTCGAGTTTGAAGGCAAAGATTGCTGTGTATTAGGCAGAAGTAAAATTGTTGGGCTTCCATTGACTAATATGCTGATCGAAAAAGGAGCAACAGTTACATGCTGTAATAGTACGACTCCGAGTACATGGTACTACACTAGAAATGCAGATTATGCTTTTTCTGCAGTTGGAGTTCCAAACTATTTTGATTTTTCAGACTTCCAAGATTTCTGTGAACTTGTTGTAGATATTGGAATTAATCGAGATGAGAATGGAAAATTATGTGGTGATGTAAACAATGCTGGTTTTGAGAGTAGTTTAAATGATACATATGTTACGCCGGTACCCGGCGGGGTAGGATTACTCACAAGATTGACATTAATGCAAAACGTTGTAGATGCATATAAAGTTCAGAAAATGAAGGGATGA
- a CDS encoding helix-turn-helix domain-containing protein — MRLDIKDLVDKKFQNKNQFAKAIGVGYPAACKLYDGDTSKINFDTLERICIALECTPTDLFKSEDPALNRLLLYYCKLHESNEKDDTE, encoded by the coding sequence ATGCGCTTAGATATTAAAGATCTGGTAGATAAAAAATTTCAGAATAAAAATCAATTTGCAAAAGCGATCGGGGTCGGGTATCCTGCGGCATGTAAACTTTACGATGGAGATACAAGCAAAATAAATTTTGACACACTAGAAAGAATATGTATCGCACTAGAATGTACTCCAACTGATTTATTCAAATCTGAGGATCCAGCGTTAAATAGACTTCTTTTATATTATTGCAAGTTACATGAATCCAATGAAAAAGACGATACAGAATAA
- a CDS encoding helix-turn-helix domain-containing protein has protein sequence MFKYKIDILKSLSDRGYNATKIRKDKILSQATMQNIRQGKGITTDTINTICLILRCQPSDIIEIIPTEEEKIKYF, from the coding sequence ATGTTTAAATACAAGATAGATATATTAAAATCATTGTCAGATCGTGGATATAATGCAACAAAAATACGTAAAGATAAGATATTAAGTCAAGCTACCATGCAAAACATACGGCAAGGTAAAGGTATTACTACAGATACAATCAATACGATCTGTCTTATTTTAAGATGTCAACCGTCGGATATAATCGAGATTATACCGACGGAAGAGGAAAAGATAAAATACTTCTGA
- a CDS encoding YgiT-type zinc finger protein, with the protein MLCIECGAVAEKGYTTDVTDLGNCLVIIRNVPCYKCTECNEIIYTGDVVQEIEKIVNMAKQCLQEVSIIDYNNYKQVA; encoded by the coding sequence ATGTTATGTATTGAATGCGGCGCAGTCGCTGAAAAGGGATATACAACAGACGTTACGGATTTAGGAAACTGTCTTGTTATTATCAGAAATGTACCATGTTATAAATGTACAGAATGCAATGAGATTATTTATACCGGTGACGTTGTACAGGAAATAGAAAAGATTGTTAATATGGCTAAACAATGTTTACAAGAGGTGTCAATTATCGATTATAACAATTATAAACAAGTAGCATAA
- a CDS encoding ATP-binding domain-containing protein yields MRFNWDEFKNKDNKITKVFRYGEGGLMKIATDVRQCKTYLEDVKQQCTYFGENKDYAFINVGSSVLVKNVIALYKKLLSTNYTVDDIQVLTSHKKGDFGQVEINNQLQKIANKNYGSQSYMKIGDVVYYKDDIIIQNVNNYHAMIYYEDDFVSEDAPKETFIANGETGKIREITQNKVVIEFDDVLVEYDRSAMQMCGLGYCITIHKSQGSSIKVVILLTPSAHTYMLNSNLIYVGLTRMKERCFHFGDVTTVNRAIKKKANLARNTSMQKLLKRRVKGD; encoded by the coding sequence ATGAGATTTAACTGGGACGAATTTAAAAATAAAGACAATAAGATTACTAAAGTGTTTAGATATGGCGAAGGTGGTTTGATGAAAATTGCAACAGATGTAAGACAATGTAAGACATATCTTGAAGATGTAAAACAGCAGTGTACATATTTTGGAGAAAACAAAGACTATGCTTTTATTAATGTTGGCTCAAGCGTACTTGTAAAAAATGTAATAGCTTTATATAAGAAACTATTGTCTACAAATTACACAGTGGATGATATTCAAGTGTTGACTTCTCATAAAAAAGGCGATTTTGGTCAGGTAGAAATTAATAATCAGCTACAGAAAATAGCGAATAAAAATTATGGAAGCCAATCTTATATGAAAATAGGTGATGTAGTCTACTATAAAGATGACATAATTATTCAAAATGTAAATAATTATCACGCAATGATTTATTACGAAGATGATTTTGTTTCAGAAGATGCTCCGAAAGAAACTTTTATTGCAAATGGTGAAACCGGAAAAATTAGAGAGATAACTCAAAACAAGGTTGTTATTGAATTTGACGATGTTCTGGTTGAGTACGATAGAAGTGCAATGCAAATGTGTGGATTGGGATACTGTATTACTATTCATAAATCTCAAGGAAGTAGTATAAAAGTAGTTATTTTGCTTACTCCATCAGCGCATACATATATGTTAAATTCTAATTTGATTTATGTAGGACTCACACGAATGAAAGAACGGTGTTTTCATTTTGGAGATGTAACAACTGTGAACAGAGCTATTAAGAAAAAAGCTAATTTAGCGAGAAATACATCTATGCAGAAATTATTAAAAAGGAGAGTAAAAGGAGATTGA
- the tnpB gene encoding IS200/IS605 family element RNA-guided endonuclease TnpB produces MLKAYKYRLYPNKEQEEQIQKTFGCCRFVYNQTLSYRKDKYETEKESMNKTSCNNYVNQILKKKYEWLKEVDKFALTNAIYNMDFAYQKFYKEHAGYPKFKSKKNHKKSYTTNITGKNIEVSFDNNKIKLPKLKWIKAKIHRNFEGRIKSATISQVPSGKYFVSILVETGHTPLESTGCMIGIDLGIKDLLITSDGEKFDNIRTTKKYENRLAKEQRKLSHKIKGSKNWNKQRIKVARIHEKIHNTRIDNLHKVSHKLISENQVIVTEDLAVSNMVKNHHLSKAIQDCGWYELTRQLQYKSDWNNRQYIKIGRFTKSSQPCNVCGYININTKDLSVREWTCPECGTIHDRDINAAINILNEGLRLLSVA; encoded by the coding sequence ATGTTAAAAGCGTATAAATACAGATTGTATCCTAATAAAGAACAGGAAGAACAAATACAAAAAACATTTGGTTGTTGTCGTTTTGTATATAACCAAACTCTTTCTTATAGAAAAGATAAATATGAAACTGAAAAAGAAAGCATGAATAAAACATCTTGTAATAATTATGTTAATCAAATTCTTAAGAAAAAATATGAATGGCTAAAAGAAGTAGATAAGTTTGCACTAACAAATGCGATATATAACATGGATTTTGCATATCAGAAATTTTACAAGGAACATGCTGGATATCCGAAGTTTAAGAGCAAGAAAAATCATAAGAAATCATATACAACCAATATTACAGGAAAGAATATAGAAGTTTCTTTTGATAATAACAAAATTAAACTTCCAAAATTGAAATGGATAAAAGCAAAAATACATCGTAATTTTGAAGGAAGAATTAAATCTGCTACGATTTCACAAGTTCCAAGTGGAAAATATTTTGTATCTATTCTTGTGGAAACAGGACATACTCCATTGGAATCTACTGGATGTATGATTGGTATTGATTTAGGAATTAAAGATTTACTTATCACTTCTGATGGAGAAAAATTTGATAATATTCGTACTACTAAAAAATATGAAAATAGATTAGCAAAAGAACAGAGAAAATTATCCCATAAAATAAAAGGAAGTAAGAATTGGAATAAGCAAAGAATTAAAGTAGCAAGAATCCACGAGAAAATTCATAATACCAGAATTGACAACTTACATAAAGTCTCTCATAAACTAATTAGCGAAAACCAAGTAATAGTAACTGAGGATTTGGCAGTAAGTAATATGGTTAAGAATCATCATCTTTCGAAAGCAATTCAAGATTGTGGGTGGTACGAATTAACACGACAATTACAGTATAAATCTGATTGGAATAATCGGCAGTATATTAAAATTGGAAGATTTACAAAGTCAAGCCAGCCTTGTAATGTATGCGGATATATTAATATAAATACAAAAGATTTATCTGTTAGAGAATGGACATGTCCAGAATGTGGGACAATTCATGACAGAGATATTAATGCTGCAATTAATATTCTTAATGAAGGTTTGAGATTGCTAAGTGTAGCTTAG
- a CDS encoding type II toxin-antitoxin system PemK/MazF family toxin: protein MKIKFEKFDIVMVDFGDNTIGSEQGGKRPAIIVQNDIGNHFAATTIVIPFSTKLKKINQPTHTLIKKGRGTGLVKDSIVLCECIRNISELRIEKYLGKITSMDDKRAIKIACDANFMWGDDVA, encoded by the coding sequence ATGAAAATTAAATTTGAAAAATTTGATATTGTAATGGTTGACTTTGGAGATAACACTATAGGAAGTGAACAAGGCGGGAAAAGACCAGCAATTATTGTACAGAATGATATAGGAAATCATTTCGCTGCAACAACCATCGTTATACCATTTAGTACAAAATTAAAAAAGATAAACCAACCTACGCATACTCTTATCAAAAAGGGAAGAGGTACAGGGTTGGTAAAAGATTCTATTGTTTTGTGCGAATGCATAAGAAATATTTCAGAATTAAGAATAGAAAAATACCTTGGAAAGATAACATCTATGGACGATAAACGTGCAATAAAGATTGCATGTGACGCAAATTTTATGTGGGGAGATGATGTGGCATGA
- a CDS encoding DUF6551 family protein, translating into MSRNGKLEPMEVETMMNEARMLNNIIEVGERMIVSDKMEEARSKHDGREKAIISINPLLIHVPDWQRELRVSIAKKIGSEFSSYKWDLPKIMCKNDKFYVVDGMHRIIGAYFGNMKLIQVEVLIGITEAEAVDLFLSQQDDRKTMTPVDIYSAALVAKKEEYVTLKSICDRNHIAVKGDRNPVKNPIGILTSVSDGAKMSRVCPDLLDRILQLIVKLQWNGGKSYREGKAFSAKVLRVFRKLYSYYAGRETDMERVLLNNCKGSKYFNDNLSEKWQDSLFDFLSGVIERNIDIPGIESKTTRKRTSRKAVAKTA; encoded by the coding sequence ATGAGTAGAAACGGAAAACTTGAACCTATGGAAGTGGAAACAATGATGAATGAAGCAAGAATGCTAAACAATATCATTGAAGTTGGAGAAAGAATGATCGTATCTGACAAGATGGAAGAAGCAAGATCGAAACATGATGGAAGAGAAAAGGCAATTATCAGCATTAATCCATTGCTTATTCATGTTCCAGATTGGCAAAGAGAATTAAGGGTATCTATTGCAAAGAAAATCGGATCTGAATTTAGCTCTTATAAGTGGGATTTGCCTAAGATTATGTGCAAGAATGATAAATTTTATGTTGTTGACGGTATGCACAGAATCATTGGCGCTTATTTTGGAAACATGAAATTGATTCAGGTTGAAGTATTGATCGGAATTACAGAAGCAGAAGCGGTTGACTTATTCTTGTCACAGCAAGACGATCGAAAAACCATGACTCCTGTCGATATCTACAGTGCGGCGCTTGTAGCTAAAAAAGAAGAATATGTTACATTAAAATCTATCTGTGACAGAAACCACATTGCTGTTAAGGGAGACAGGAACCCAGTAAAAAATCCTATTGGTATTTTAACTTCTGTCTCTGACGGTGCAAAGATGTCGAGAGTTTGTCCGGATTTATTAGACAGAATTTTACAACTTATCGTAAAACTACAATGGAACGGTGGGAAAAGTTATAGAGAAGGAAAGGCATTTAGCGCGAAAGTATTAAGAGTATTTAGAAAATTATATTCTTATTATGCAGGAAGAGAGACAGACATGGAAAGGGTTCTGTTGAATAACTGTAAAGGAAGTAAATATTTTAATGATAATTTATCAGAGAAGTGGCAAGATTCATTATTTGATTTCCTTTCCGGTGTGATCGAAAGGAATATTGATATTCCGGGAATTGAGTCTAAGACAACACGAAAAAGAACATCAAGAAAAGCAGTAGCAAAGACTGCATAA